In Chlamydiota bacterium, a genomic segment contains:
- a CDS encoding ribbon-helix-helix protein, CopG family, translating to MKTKTVNISFQNHLLSLIDKMARNESRTRSELIREASRAYIDRKNKWKTIFAFGKKQVGSLKLKESDIEMAIKQFREKRKSSH from the coding sequence ATGAAGACAAAAACTGTTAATATTTCTTTTCAAAATCACCTTCTTTCTCTCATTGATAAAATGGCTCGGAATGAGTCTCGTACCCGATCAGAATTAATACGTGAAGCTTCACGAGCCTATATTGATCGAAAGAACAAATGGAAAACCATTTTTGCCTTTGGCAAAAAACAAGTGGGATCTTTAAAGCTAAAGGAATCGGACATTGAAATGGCGATCAAACAATTTCGTGAAAAGAGAAAATCCTCACATTGA
- a CDS encoding putative toxin-antitoxin system toxin component, PIN family — MSIIKVVLDTNILISAIVFGGKPKKILEMAIKGKISIAVSHPLIQELRGVLEGNKFQYPEEATEIILTELISVGEMVSPTEKISVISNDPPDNRILECAITAKANCIVSGDHDLFTLKEFQGIPIYTADQFLKLYPL; from the coding sequence TTGAGTATCATTAAAGTTGTTTTAGATACTAATATTCTCATCTCTGCCATCGTTTTTGGTGGAAAACCAAAAAAGATTTTAGAAATGGCCATTAAGGGAAAAATCTCAATCGCCGTTTCTCATCCTCTCATTCAAGAACTCCGGGGTGTGCTTGAAGGAAATAAGTTTCAATATCCCGAAGAAGCAACAGAAATCATATTGACGGAACTCATCTCGGTAGGTGAAATGGTCTCCCCCACAGAAAAAATCTCTGTTATTTCAAACGACCCACCGGACAACCGCATTCTTGAATGCGCAATAACCGCAAAAGCAAATTGTATCGTTTCAGGAGACCACGATCTATTCACTTTAAAAGAATTTCAAGGGATTCCAATTTATACTGCTGACCAATTTCTGAAACTTTACCCGCTCTAA
- the purS gene encoding phosphoribosylformylglycinamidine synthase subunit PurS — protein MIKAKIEVTLKKGVSDPQGLTVQHALKTLQYSGIHEVRVGKYVEVFLEAQNPEEAKPKIQSICEKLLVNPIIEQYRYELELC, from the coding sequence ATGATCAAGGCAAAAATTGAAGTGACGCTTAAAAAAGGGGTTTCAGACCCGCAGGGGCTGACGGTTCAACATGCCCTAAAGACTTTGCAATATTCGGGTATTCATGAAGTAAGGGTTGGAAAATATGTAGAGGTTTTTTTGGAGGCTCAGAATCCCGAAGAGGCAAAACCCAAAATCCAGTCCATTTGTGAAAAATTGTTGGTGAATCCGATCATTGAACAATATCGGTATGAACTTGAGCTTTGTTAA